The window GTGCGGGTGAGCGAGCTTGTCGGGCTCGACTGGAGCGACGTTGACTTTCAGTTGGGCATCATTAGAGTGGTCGGTAAAGGATCGAAGGAGCGGATCGTGCCGATCGGAGAAGTGGCGCTTGAAGCGTTGCGGGGCTACGGCACCGAACAAACGATAAAGTGGAAGAGAGCGGCAAAGGGAGACATGCCGGTGTTTTTGAATCATAGTGGCAGACGGATCACGACGCGGAGCATCGCGCGGGTCGTGGAGAAGTATCTCAAGGCCGCCGGCATCGCCGTGCGCATGGGACCGCACGGGCTGCGCCACACCTTCGCCACGCATC of the Candidatus Binatia bacterium genome contains:
- a CDS encoding tyrosine-type recombinase/integrase; translated protein: VRVSELVGLDWSDVDFQLGIIRVVGKGSKERIVPIGEVALEALRGYGTEQTIKWKRAAKGDMPVFLNHSGRRITTRSIARVVEKYLKAAGIAVRMGPHGLRHTFATHLLNGGADLRVIQELLGHASLSTTQRYTHVNLDQLTAVYDRAHPRA